One Cuculus canorus isolate bCucCan1 chromosome 1, bCucCan1.pri, whole genome shotgun sequence DNA segment encodes these proteins:
- the KBTBD3 gene encoding LOW QUALITY PROTEIN: kelch repeat and BTB domain-containing protein 3 (The sequence of the model RefSeq protein was modified relative to this genomic sequence to represent the inferred CDS: inserted 2 bases in 2 codons; deleted 7 bases in 6 codons; substituted 4 bases at 4 genomic stop codons), with translation MANQRDYISRPVCNGISVPENKINSLVAEGHGQQILKVLQKFREQNIFFDFKILVKDEIIPCHRCVLAACSDFFRAMFEVSMKERDDGNVTVSNLSPKAVKSFLDTLTQEKQRITNDNVDMLFQLSSFLQVSLLSKACSDFLNKNVLILXIALQLLSLSESYGSVPLIYIMHXDFATETHFSLLLKSSDFWEMNFEDITKMSLRLMELNVPEEESVLKAVLQWTKHNLETRQKYLPNLIKKVRLHQLPEKTLQDFLHSEEHLLQSANCSVIINDAVKSVQDFSGLFPDARPSTTEKYIFVHKTDEDGENRHTFCYNIKTDKWKELPHTHMIDFPGSSLSSYGEKIFITGGCKGNCYRTVRLHIAEPFHDATDQTWCYCPVSNEFXIVSAMKKPRTMHTSVVTLNQLFVIGGKTRGSRETRSLLDVESYNPLSKDWKSVSQLPRGIYYPEASACHNIIYVLGSEVEITDAFNPSLDCFFKYNAVTDQWSELVAEFGQFFHATLIKAVPVNSTLYICDLSTYKVYSFCPETCVWKGEGSFECCWLXCRGSXTEDKIYILGGDYAPEEITDEVQVYHSSRSEWEEVSPMPRXLTEFYCQVIQFNKYRTPVICTGNLLWRILKLLSQKNPFKCTSFRPDF, from the exons ATGGCTAACCAACGGGATTACATTAGCAGACCTGTTTGCAATGGAATTTCtgttcctgaaaataaaatcaattccTTAGTGGCTGAAGGTCATGGACAACAAATTCTAAAAGTACTACAAAAattcagagaacaaaatatattttttgactttaaaattcttgtgaaagatgaaataattCCTTGTCATCGTTGTGTACTGGCAGCATGCAGTGATTTTTTCAG AGCCATGTTTGAAGTT AGTATGAAAGAACGAGATGATGGCAATGTTACT GTTAGTAATCTATCACCCAAGGCAGTGAAAAGCTTTCTTGATACGCttacacaggaaaaacagagaataaCAAATGATAATGTGGAC ATGCTCTTCCAACTGTCGTCATTTCTTCAAGTTTCACTCCTTTCCAAAGCT TGCAGTGACTTTCTAAATAAAAACGTATTGATCTTGTGAATTGCTTTACAGTTGCTTTCTCTATCAGAAAGTTATGGTTCCGTTCCGCTTATTTATATCATGCACTAAGATTTTGCTACAGAAACACACTTTTCCTTGCTCCTCAAG TCAAGTGATTTTTGGGAGATGAACTTTGAGGATATtacaaaaatgtctttgagGCTGATGGAACTAAATGTCCCCGAGGAAGAATCAGTGTTGAAAGCTGTACTTCAGTGGACCAAACACAACTTGGAAACAAGACAGAAATATCTGCctaatttgattaaaaaagtGAGACTACACCAGTTACCTGAAAAGACATTGCAGGACTTTCTACATTCTGAAGAACACTTACTTCAGAGTGCTAATTGCTCAGTAATAATCAATGATGCAGTTAAAAGTGTGCAGGACTTTAGTGGACTGTTTCCAGATGCACGTCcttcaacaacagaaaaatacatatttgttcATAAAACTgatgaagatggagaaaacAGACATACGTTCTGCTACAACATCAAAACAGATAAATGGAAAGAACTACCACATACGCACATGATTGATTTTCCAGGGTCGAGTTTATCTAGctatggagaaaaaatatttataactgGAGGATGCAAAGGGAATTGTTATAGGACCGTCAGACTTCATATTGCTGAACCATTTCATGATGCCACTGACCAAACCTGGTGCTACTGTCCAGTCAGCAATGAAT CCATAGTGTCAGCTATGAAAAAACCAAGGACAATGCACACATCTGTTGTAACCTTAAATCAGCTGTTTGTAATAGGCGGAAAGACCAGAGGATCTCGAGAAACTCGAAGTCTTTTGGATGTAGAATCCTATAATCCTCTTTCCAAAGACTGGAAATCTGTAAGCCAATTACCAAGAGGCATCTACTATCCAGAAGCAAGTGCATGTCATAACATAATTTATGTCCTTGGCTCAGAAGTAGAGATTACTGATGCCTTTAATCCATCTCTTGactgtttttttaagtat aatgCTGTGACTGATCAGTGGTCTGAGCTTGTAGCAGAATTTGGGCAATTTTTCCATGCAACTCTAATCAAAGCCGTTCCAGTGAACAGTACATTGTACATATGTGATCTCTCCACCTACAAGGTCTACAGCTTTTGCCCAGAAACCTGTGTTTGGAAAGGGGAAGGATCATTTGAATGTTGCTGGCTTTAATGCAGGGGCAGTtgaacagaagacaaaatttaTATATTAGGTGGTGATTACGCTCCAGaagaaatcacagatgaagtTCAAGTCTACCATAGTAGCAGGTCCGAGTGGGAAGAAGTTTCACCAATGCCAA GCCTAACCGAGTTTTACTGTCAGGTCATTCAGTTTAATAAATATAGGACCCCTGTCATCTGTACTGGCAATTTGCTCTGGAGAATTTTGAAACTCCTGAGTCAAAAGAATCCATTTAAATGCACAAGTTTTAGACCAGATTTTTAG